One genomic window of Nitrososphaera sp. includes the following:
- the tmk gene encoding dTMP kinase — MSQQSVTERASKIRAKRGSDNKGNSRMARFYGKGISYIKDTEMKGRLIVIEGPDASGRSTQIALITTKLEADGHAVLNTGLRRSELIGEGILDAKREHMLGRRTMSLFYAADFADQLENKIIPALRAGYIVLADRYIYTLMARDAVRGISKKWSHDLYGFALVPDLVFYLDVDANELVHRVFQKNTFLDYYESGADLGLSDDMFESFLIYQKMISKQFLSMQKQYNLVLINGNRSIQELNADLQGRIDTFLGPIHSTHQ, encoded by the coding sequence ATGAGCCAGCAGTCGGTTACTGAAAGAGCCAGCAAGATTCGTGCAAAGCGCGGCTCCGACAACAAGGGCAACAGCAGAATGGCCCGCTTTTACGGCAAGGGCATTTCGTACATCAAGGACACAGAGATGAAGGGAAGGCTAATTGTAATAGAGGGACCTGACGCCTCCGGGCGAAGCACCCAGATAGCCCTCATAACCACTAAGCTGGAGGCTGACGGCCATGCAGTGCTTAACACCGGCCTGCGCAGGTCCGAGCTGATAGGCGAGGGAATACTGGACGCCAAGCGCGAGCACATGCTTGGAAGGCGCACGATGAGCCTTTTCTATGCCGCGGATTTTGCTGACCAGCTTGAAAACAAGATCATACCAGCACTCAGGGCCGGCTACATCGTACTTGCTGACAGGTACATCTATACGCTCATGGCACGCGACGCCGTGAGGGGCATTAGCAAAAAGTGGTCGCACGACCTGTACGGCTTTGCGCTAGTGCCGGACCTTGTATTCTACCTTGACGTTGATGCAAATGAACTTGTGCATCGGGTATTTCAGAAAAACACCTTCCTTGACTATTACGAGTCTGGGGCAGACCTTGGGCTCTCCGACGACATGTTCGAGTCGTTTTTGATTTACCAGAAAATGATTAGCAAGCAGTTTCTGAGCATGCAAAAGCAGTACAACCTGGTGCTGATAAACGGCAACAGGTCCATACAGGAACTCAACGCCGACCTGCAGGGCAGGATAGACACCTTCCTAGGACCCATCCACTCGACGCACCAGTGA
- the sixA gene encoding phosphohistidine phosphatase SixA, with product MELYILRHGEAGKRLPSGNKDSERPLTVTGEQEVEEVAESLSDLGLKFDAIISSPLKRALQTAEIVAKVLKAKKKIELWDELKPESSHSDFYKRLSQVKRESSVLLVGHEPFLSSMIGDLVFSGGNSSAQGRIVLKKSGLAKVAVTSFQPKAQGELRWLLTPRHLKKIQKK from the coding sequence GTGGAGCTCTACATTCTACGGCACGGCGAAGCAGGGAAAAGGCTCCCTTCCGGCAACAAGGATTCTGAGAGGCCGCTTACAGTAACAGGGGAACAGGAGGTGGAGGAGGTAGCAGAATCTCTGTCGGACCTGGGCCTCAAGTTTGATGCCATTATATCAAGCCCGCTAAAGAGAGCGCTCCAGACCGCGGAAATTGTCGCCAAAGTGCTCAAGGCGAAAAAGAAAATCGAGCTGTGGGACGAGCTCAAGCCAGAATCGAGCCATTCTGACTTTTACAAGCGCCTGTCTCAGGTAAAGCGAGAATCATCAGTCCTGCTAGTTGGCCATGAGCCGTTTCTGTCAAGCATGATAGGCGACCTTGTTTTCAGTGGCGGCAACAGCTCGGCGCAGGGAAGGATAGTGCTAAAGAAATCGGGTCTCGCAAAAGTCGCGGTAACATCCTTTCAGCCGAAGGCGCAGGGAGAACTCCGATGGTTGTTGACCCCGCGACACCTGAAAAAGATTCAGAAAAAATGA
- the pstS gene encoding phosphate ABC transporter substrate-binding protein PstS yields the protein MALPIAMTSQASAQSSITLNGAGATFPAPLIKEWTLKYQTVTPNVNINYQAIGSGAGIKQLTAKTVDFGASDAPLSAGQRANFTGPVVHIPETIGSVVVAYNIPEFPNKGLKFTGSVLGDIFLGKVKNWNDPEITQLNPGANLPNQPIVVVHRSDGSGTTFVWTSYLSKVSPAWNTTVGHGTAVQWPTGLGQSGNQGVANTVGVPNSGSGTAYSIGYVELAYALTSKMTYGDIQNQAGNFIEPTLDSTKQAVQNAATQLPSGDGDWSKVSLLNAPGNQSYPIATFTYIILYKDMSANVKTQAQAQAVVDFIKWAVTDGQQQSSALGYVPLPDSIVQADLQTLGSLSFGQTQLTVPEFPFVPVLMAFSFVGVIAYLRLAGKIGSKFGLGI from the coding sequence ATGGCACTGCCGATCGCCATGACATCGCAGGCATCCGCACAAAGCAGCATAACCCTAAACGGCGCAGGAGCGACTTTCCCTGCTCCTCTGATAAAAGAATGGACACTCAAGTACCAGACCGTGACACCTAATGTGAACATCAATTACCAGGCAATTGGAAGTGGCGCTGGCATTAAGCAGTTGACCGCCAAGACCGTTGACTTTGGTGCATCGGATGCACCTTTGAGTGCGGGACAGCGTGCCAACTTCACCGGTCCAGTCGTGCACATTCCAGAGACCATTGGTTCTGTCGTCGTTGCATACAACATTCCCGAGTTTCCAAACAAGGGCCTGAAGTTCACTGGCTCTGTTCTTGGTGATATTTTCCTTGGAAAAGTCAAGAACTGGAATGACCCGGAAATTACCCAGCTTAATCCAGGTGCAAACCTGCCAAACCAGCCAATCGTAGTCGTTCACAGGTCTGACGGCTCTGGAACAACATTCGTCTGGACAAGCTATCTGTCTAAGGTCAGTCCAGCTTGGAACACCACTGTTGGTCACGGAACTGCAGTTCAATGGCCGACAGGACTGGGTCAGAGCGGAAACCAGGGCGTGGCAAACACTGTAGGCGTGCCGAACAGCGGCTCTGGAACCGCCTACTCTATCGGCTATGTTGAGCTTGCGTATGCTCTCACCAGCAAGATGACCTACGGAGACATCCAGAACCAGGCAGGCAACTTTATCGAGCCAACTCTTGACAGCACAAAGCAGGCGGTCCAGAATGCCGCTACCCAACTGCCATCCGGTGATGGTGACTGGAGCAAAGTCTCGCTGCTCAACGCTCCTGGGAATCAATCCTATCCAATAGCCACATTCACCTACATAATCCTGTACAAAGACATGTCTGCAAACGTCAAGACGCAAGCACAAGCTCAGGCAGTTGTTGACTTTATCAAGTGGGCCGTTACAGACGGTCAGCAGCAGTCATCTGCACTTGGATATGTACCTCTGCCCGACTCTATTGTCCAAGCCGACCTCCAGACCTTGGGCTCGCTCTCTTTCGGCCAAACTCAACTTACTGTACCTGAATTTCCGTTCGTTCCAGTCCTTATGGCATTCTCCTTCGTTGGGGTAATTGCATACCTTAGGTTGGCTGGAAAAATCGGCAGCAAGTTCGGACTCGGGATCTAA
- the pstC gene encoding phosphate ABC transporter permease subunit PstC: MFRWIVIGAACYTLLMIALVVYSVAQGSVPILSREGLNFFIGTDWNPVEGRESFGALPYIIGTLVTAGIAMAIAVPISIGIAAFISEIAPPRVGTPVSFVVELLAAIPSVVYGLWALFVFRLFMVNYIEAPIHNLLGQISIFARTPFGLDIFTAGVVLSIMIIPIITSITREIFKAIPNTQREAAYSLGATRFETVRRFLIPYGRAGILGASIIGLGRAVGETLLVTMVIGNAIGISAIPNSLFSPSQTLSSLVANEFNEAVTVTHTSALIALGATLFVLTMAINIGAQILVSRMVKVSPGARE, translated from the coding sequence GTGTTTAGGTGGATCGTCATTGGTGCAGCGTGCTATACTCTTCTAATGATTGCTCTCGTGGTATATTCGGTCGCCCAGGGGTCCGTGCCCATTTTGTCAAGAGAAGGTCTGAACTTTTTCATTGGGACTGATTGGAATCCTGTTGAAGGCCGCGAGTCTTTTGGTGCCCTTCCATATATCATAGGAACATTGGTGACCGCAGGAATTGCCATGGCTATTGCTGTGCCTATCAGCATCGGAATTGCCGCATTTATCTCTGAAATAGCACCACCCCGCGTTGGAACACCCGTATCATTTGTAGTTGAACTCTTGGCCGCAATTCCAAGCGTTGTATATGGTCTCTGGGCGCTATTTGTTTTCCGGCTGTTCATGGTAAACTATATCGAGGCTCCGATTCACAACCTGCTTGGGCAGATATCGATCTTTGCCCGGACACCCTTTGGCCTCGACATTTTCACGGCTGGAGTTGTACTATCGATCATGATTATTCCCATTATTACGTCAATTACACGAGAGATCTTTAAGGCAATACCGAACACTCAGCGCGAAGCAGCCTACAGCCTTGGGGCCACGCGCTTTGAAACCGTCCGGAGATTCCTCATTCCATACGGCCGGGCTGGAATCCTTGGGGCATCAATCATTGGCCTGGGACGAGCAGTCGGCGAAACACTGCTAGTTACCATGGTAATTGGCAATGCTATCGGCATTTCCGCTATTCCAAATTCCTTGTTCAGCCCAAGCCAGACACTGTCAAGCCTCGTAGCAAATGAGTTTAATGAGGCTGTGACTGTTACTCATACGTCTGCACTAATCGCGCTTGGCGCTACGTTATTTGTGCTTACAATGGCCATTAACATCGGTGCGCAAATTCTTGTGTCACGAATGGTCAAGGTGTCTCCCGGAGCCCGAGAGTAA
- the pstA gene encoding phosphate ABC transporter permease PstA: protein MSDKSQQRRDEIQASILRTNARRRLLDKVFTIGTIGAVLAAFIPLGSILFEVIKNGAAALSAEFLTQPQGSMIYGGGGIGPAIQGTIIVVAYASLIGIPVGILTGIYLAEYAGNNRFARTVRFFNNVMTGLPSIVIGIVGYIILVVPLGGFNVTAGAVALSIIMIPIVVGVTEETLKLVPNSLREAGHSLGIPKWKVTLFITLKSAKNGVLTGIVLAVSRIAGETAPLIMTILGTDLFFQGVSNPVDALPLRIWRLSSTPYDYAHLYGWGAALVLILLILAFSVGLRFVAIERSSRARARQ, encoded by the coding sequence ATGTCTGACAAGTCACAGCAAAGACGGGACGAGATCCAGGCCTCCATCCTGCGCACCAATGCCCGAAGAAGGCTGCTTGACAAAGTCTTTACCATTGGCACAATAGGTGCAGTACTTGCAGCATTCATTCCACTTGGAAGTATCCTTTTTGAAGTCATAAAAAATGGTGCTGCAGCACTAAGCGCAGAATTTCTGACACAACCGCAGGGGTCAATGATCTATGGCGGTGGGGGCATCGGACCGGCCATCCAGGGCACTATTATCGTAGTAGCTTATGCATCGCTGATAGGAATCCCTGTTGGCATACTTACAGGAATCTATCTCGCCGAGTATGCAGGCAACAACCGCTTTGCGCGGACTGTCCGATTCTTTAACAACGTCATGACGGGTCTGCCATCGATTGTGATAGGCATCGTCGGCTACATCATTCTTGTCGTGCCCCTAGGCGGCTTTAATGTCACGGCGGGCGCGGTTGCACTCTCGATAATAATGATTCCAATTGTGGTCGGCGTCACTGAAGAAACCTTGAAGCTTGTTCCCAACTCGCTGCGCGAAGCGGGCCACTCGCTTGGTATACCAAAATGGAAAGTGACTCTCTTTATAACGCTCAAAAGCGCGAAAAATGGCGTCCTTACCGGCATCGTTCTTGCTGTCTCCCGAATTGCCGGCGAAACTGCACCTTTGATAATGACAATCCTCGGAACCGACCTATTCTTCCAAGGAGTTTCAAACCCTGTCGACGCTTTGCCGTTAAGAATCTGGAGATTGTCCTCCACTCCTTACGATTATGCCCATCTCTACGGATGGGGAGCGGCGCTTGTCCTGATTTTGCTAATATTGGCCTTCAGTGTCGGTTTGCGATTTGTCGCTATTGAGAGAAGCTCTCGGGCTCGAGCGAGGCAATAA
- the pstB gene encoding phosphate ABC transporter ATP-binding protein PstB encodes MGRGQFALSDDKLDYLEVKRDNVAPHYKVSIKNFNSWFGPKQALKNINFDVMENTVTALIGPSGCGKTTLIRSLNRMNEMTPGASVSGSVYLDDTDIYGGKVDPVIIKRRIGMVFQKPNPFPTMSIHDNVAAGLKLNGVKDKNMINEIVEESLKGAALWQEVKDELDKPGMSLSGGQQQRLCIARALAMQPEVLLMDEPTSALDPIASAKIEELIHDLKKDLTIIIVTHNMQQAARVSDYTAFMYLGELVEYGPTKQIFENPTKELTENYISGKFG; translated from the coding sequence ATGGGTAGGGGGCAGTTTGCGCTGTCAGACGATAAGCTAGATTACCTCGAAGTAAAGCGGGACAATGTTGCTCCTCACTACAAAGTATCGATAAAGAACTTTAATTCCTGGTTTGGTCCAAAGCAGGCTCTCAAGAACATCAACTTTGACGTTATGGAAAACACTGTAACTGCGCTTATCGGACCTTCGGGATGTGGCAAAACCACTCTGATTCGCTCGCTGAATAGAATGAACGAAATGACTCCTGGAGCGAGTGTGTCTGGCAGCGTTTACCTTGACGATACCGACATTTACGGAGGGAAGGTCGACCCAGTAATAATAAAAAGAAGAATCGGAATGGTATTCCAAAAGCCCAATCCCTTTCCGACCATGAGCATTCATGATAACGTCGCAGCCGGTCTCAAGCTGAACGGTGTCAAGGACAAGAACATGATTAATGAAATAGTTGAAGAAAGCTTGAAGGGCGCTGCTTTGTGGCAGGAAGTAAAGGACGAGCTGGACAAGCCGGGCATGAGCCTCTCAGGGGGCCAGCAGCAGAGACTGTGCATAGCACGTGCACTTGCAATGCAACCCGAGGTGCTATTAATGGACGAGCCAACATCTGCGCTTGACCCAATTGCGTCGGCTAAGATTGAAGAGCTAATCCATGATCTCAAGAAAGACCTGACGATTATCATTGTAACGCACAACATGCAGCAGGCGGCCAGGGTCTCCGACTATACTGCCTTTATGTACCTAGGCGAGCTTGTAGAATACGGCCCAACCAAACAGATTTTCGAGAACCCGACCAAAGAACTCACAGAGAACTATATCTCTGGCAAGTTTGGCTAG
- a CDS encoding PhoU domain-containing protein, translating to MTRLLDLGLTRITNVILNMAEISERSVAKAIESYEEGSVNKDEIFEWAKQLQLLQEEVSELAVELFARYQPVATDLRFIKSSMEIAYGFARFGGYAHDIVDIISTMGSVSHCDKRAVLEVSQIAIKMTRMSVLALQTADKDAADKLYEMDETVEALYRKFLREAITPHGKRGSNKLYADPRCYVSGLLILRYLERISDHACSIASAVKYIATGTPARRL from the coding sequence TTGACACGACTCCTAGACCTGGGCCTTACGCGGATTACAAACGTTATTTTGAACATGGCCGAGATTTCCGAGCGTTCGGTGGCAAAGGCTATCGAGTCGTATGAAGAAGGCTCAGTGAACAAGGATGAAATTTTTGAGTGGGCCAAACAATTGCAACTCCTGCAGGAGGAAGTATCCGAGCTTGCAGTGGAACTTTTTGCACGCTACCAACCCGTGGCAACAGACCTGCGCTTCATAAAGTCAAGCATGGAAATAGCTTACGGGTTTGCGCGGTTTGGCGGCTATGCACACGACATTGTTGACATTATCAGCACCATGGGTTCTGTTTCACACTGCGACAAAAGGGCTGTCCTTGAAGTCTCGCAAATAGCGATAAAGATGACGCGGATGAGTGTGCTTGCCCTGCAGACTGCAGACAAGGATGCGGCAGACAAGCTGTATGAAATGGACGAGACCGTCGAAGCACTTTACCGCAAATTCCTGCGAGAGGCGATAACGCCGCATGGCAAGCGTGGTTCGAATAAATTGTATGCTGATCCACGCTGCTACGTTTCTGGACTGCTAATCCTTCGATATCTGGAGAGAATATCTGACCATGCGTGCTCGATTGCAAGCGCAGTCAAATACATTGCTACTGGTACTCCTGCAAGAAGGCTTTAG
- a CDS encoding phosphate uptake regulator PhoU, translating to MKTTGAADHKEVRKVQFTGRSTYVLSLPKKWIEEMHIRPGDQVTLVRETDNSLSIVPVAAAAGADILAEATAIITPNEGSSTLKRKVVSMYLAGYNIINLKLKSGRISPPLRDAVREVVRRNLVGTEMIADASDNITLQVLLSLPELSVNTAIRRMYLIASSMHSDAMSSLGELNQDLAKEVIKSDDEVDRFSLYILRNLVMATQNGRVLREMGLKNPSDCLSYRVAVKSIERVADHACGIAEKTIMLKEKLPRETMQKVEKMSQLALSVLADSVESLLRRDYHLADKTVDTVDAIYSLEEDAMAAAERLHDSASVKLILEDIRRTAEYASDIAEAAMNETINEVIDKQSSGKKSVAATSASAGHL from the coding sequence TTGAAAACGACTGGCGCCGCGGATCACAAGGAAGTTAGAAAAGTTCAGTTTACTGGCAGGTCGACTTATGTCCTTTCGTTACCCAAAAAGTGGATTGAGGAAATGCACATTCGTCCGGGGGACCAGGTAACGCTTGTACGCGAAACGGATAACTCACTTTCAATTGTCCCAGTAGCAGCGGCTGCCGGAGCTGACATACTCGCAGAAGCTACGGCGATTATCACTCCTAATGAGGGTAGTAGTACGCTCAAACGGAAGGTAGTTTCGATGTACCTTGCAGGTTACAATATAATTAATTTGAAGCTCAAGTCGGGCAGGATTAGTCCGCCTCTGAGAGACGCAGTACGTGAAGTGGTCAGGCGCAACCTTGTGGGTACTGAAATGATTGCCGACGCATCAGACAACATTACACTACAGGTTCTGCTTTCACTGCCTGAACTTTCCGTAAATACGGCAATCAGGCGAATGTACCTCATAGCCTCGTCAATGCACTCTGACGCCATGTCGTCGCTGGGGGAACTCAACCAGGACCTGGCCAAGGAAGTGATAAAGTCCGACGACGAGGTAGACCGCTTCAGCCTGTATATTCTCAGAAACCTTGTAATGGCTACTCAGAATGGAAGGGTTTTGCGGGAGATGGGCCTGAAGAACCCGTCTGATTGCCTGTCCTACAGGGTGGCAGTCAAAAGCATCGAGCGCGTGGCCGACCATGCTTGCGGTATAGCAGAAAAAACTATAATGCTTAAGGAAAAACTGCCAAGAGAGACGATGCAAAAGGTGGAAAAAATGAGCCAGCTCGCCCTCTCTGTACTTGCAGACTCGGTAGAATCACTCTTGAGGCGCGATTACCATCTTGCGGATAAGACGGTTGACACTGTCGATGCTATTTACAGCTTGGAAGAAGATGCAATGGCGGCTGCAGAGAGACTCCATGACTCAGCCAGCGTAAAACTTATTCTTGAAGACATCAGGCGCACAGCAGAATATGCAAGCGACATTGCCGAGGCCGCAATGAACGAGACTATAAACGAGGTAATTGACAAGCAAAGCTCGGGCAAGAAATCAGTGGCTGCCACATCTGCATCGGCAGGGCATCTTTAG
- a CDS encoding metallophosphoesterase, translating into MPRKAGARLPQPLFSEPKFNEDGKPTPDPQTFRTPHDQTKDSQLYKQIGALLTKDTVSFPALRGNQSDVFQLSAAFGSHGPAEIKAIQDSGKIVLHMAGDTGASIQSKLRNELSVADHLTNDFHTSKLDDRPSFLFHLGDLIYNFGESQYYYDQFYEPFRNYAAPIFAIPGNHDSFVVPGTSANDAPLNTFMRNFCSKAPVVTKEAGSLHRTAMTQPGVYFALDAPFVRIIGLFSNALEDPGVISSQAGQQAKWPGVPNYQLNFLAAQLKRVKSEKYAGALIIAVHHPPFAYAPPQGQHGAGGHHSGSTTMLRDIDSICSAQGVYPHAFISGHVHNYQRFTRKLRFGGSEYSVPFIISGDGGHNVLSLVESRGGVTPPKPKRGARVTYLDSIPAVNSTELTIDNFDDQHYGYLRLTADNKLLRIDFHAADNNASPPPTADSVTIDIASHTLA; encoded by the coding sequence ATGCCACGAAAAGCCGGTGCTCGACTTCCGCAGCCGTTGTTTTCCGAGCCCAAGTTCAATGAGGATGGCAAGCCCACTCCTGACCCGCAGACATTTCGGACCCCTCATGATCAAACGAAGGACAGCCAACTTTACAAGCAAATTGGAGCGCTCCTGACAAAAGATACCGTGTCTTTTCCAGCTCTGCGGGGCAACCAGTCCGATGTGTTCCAGTTGTCAGCTGCTTTTGGTTCGCACGGACCCGCTGAAATCAAGGCTATCCAGGACTCGGGCAAGATTGTCCTGCACATGGCAGGAGACACTGGAGCCTCAATACAGTCAAAGTTGCGAAACGAACTGAGTGTGGCTGACCACCTTACAAATGATTTTCACACTTCAAAACTTGACGATAGGCCGTCGTTCTTGTTCCATCTGGGCGATCTAATCTACAACTTTGGAGAGTCGCAGTACTACTATGACCAATTCTACGAACCATTTCGAAACTATGCCGCTCCCATCTTCGCAATCCCGGGAAATCACGACTCGTTTGTAGTTCCAGGGACTAGTGCGAATGACGCCCCGCTCAACACCTTTATGCGCAACTTTTGCTCCAAAGCGCCGGTTGTTACAAAGGAAGCAGGGTCTTTGCACCGTACCGCTATGACGCAACCGGGGGTGTACTTTGCGCTTGACGCGCCTTTTGTGCGAATTATAGGGCTCTTTAGCAATGCCCTCGAGGACCCGGGAGTAATCTCAAGCCAGGCTGGTCAACAGGCTAAATGGCCCGGCGTGCCCAATTACCAGCTTAATTTCCTGGCAGCGCAACTGAAACGAGTAAAATCAGAAAAGTATGCTGGCGCGCTAATCATTGCAGTTCACCATCCTCCTTTTGCATATGCTCCACCACAAGGCCAGCACGGTGCGGGCGGCCATCATTCTGGCAGCACAACAATGCTTAGAGACATAGACTCCATCTGTAGCGCACAGGGAGTATATCCGCACGCTTTCATTTCGGGCCATGTGCATAATTATCAGCGGTTTACCCGTAAGCTAAGATTTGGCGGAAGTGAATACAGCGTACCATTCATCATTTCGGGTGATGGCGGCCACAACGTCCTTAGTCTTGTTGAATCTCGAGGAGGTGTGACACCGCCAAAGCCGAAACGTGGCGCGCGTGTAACCTACCTGGATAGCATTCCGGCCGTCAATTCCACGGAGCTCACTATCGATAACTTTGACGACCAGCACTACGGCTACCTGCGCTTAACAGCAGACAACAAGCTCCTGCGGATTGACTTTCATGCTGCTGACAATAACGCATCACCTCCTCCCACTGCAGATAGTGTAACGATCGATATTGCCAGCCACACTTTGGCATGA
- a CDS encoding protease inhibitor I42 family protein, producing the protein MQEITTKIGQKFVLEVNSNPTTGFRWYPKFDTSALELLSSRFEPDSELTGSPGSQLLEFGTLKAGDFEIGLAYKRSWEPEAAKLERWVVHVKP; encoded by the coding sequence ATGCAAGAAATCACAACCAAGATTGGCCAGAAATTTGTCCTTGAGGTTAATTCGAATCCTACTACGGGTTTCAGGTGGTATCCGAAGTTTGACACAAGCGCTTTGGAACTGTTGTCTTCCAGATTCGAACCTGACTCGGAACTGACAGGCAGTCCGGGTAGCCAACTGCTTGAATTTGGAACTCTGAAAGCAGGAGATTTCGAAATCGGCCTGGCGTACAAGCGCTCTTGGGAACCAGAGGCTGCAAAATTGGAACGCTGGGTAGTACACGTAAAACCATAA
- a CDS encoding C1 family peptidase codes for MSYKIQKYGWIPDLPDHRDFMYSAPPAVLQKLPDSVDLTQGSSFMPPVYDQGQVGSCTANAIAGGFQYARRKNNEAPDFVPSRLFIYYNERVIEGTVSQDSGAQIRDGIKTIAKSGVCPETPDWPYDPSKVTVKPSPTAFHDASKYKAVQYQRLNQDLAQLKGCLASGYPFVFGFMVYESFESQHVAQTGNVPMPAPSESAIGGHAVLAVGYDDKHRQFLVRNSWGSSWGKKGYCHMPYEYLINTNLASDFWTISLIKA; via the coding sequence ATGAGTTACAAGATCCAGAAATACGGTTGGATTCCAGACCTTCCAGACCATCGAGATTTTATGTACTCCGCGCCCCCTGCTGTCTTGCAGAAACTGCCCGATTCGGTGGATCTCACACAAGGTAGTAGTTTCATGCCGCCTGTTTACGACCAAGGTCAGGTGGGAAGCTGTACCGCAAATGCGATAGCAGGTGGCTTTCAATACGCACGGAGAAAGAACAATGAAGCGCCGGACTTTGTCCCGTCTAGGCTTTTCATATACTATAACGAACGCGTAATCGAAGGAACGGTGAGCCAGGACAGCGGGGCACAAATCCGCGACGGCATAAAGACCATAGCAAAGAGTGGGGTTTGCCCCGAAACCCCGGACTGGCCCTACGATCCTTCGAAGGTTACAGTAAAGCCTTCCCCGACTGCATTCCACGATGCTTCGAAGTACAAGGCTGTGCAATATCAGCGCCTAAACCAAGATCTGGCCCAGCTTAAGGGATGCTTGGCGTCCGGCTATCCCTTCGTATTTGGTTTCATGGTATACGAGAGCTTTGAATCGCAGCATGTAGCCCAAACCGGAAATGTCCCAATGCCTGCTCCCAGCGAATCTGCAATCGGGGGTCACGCCGTTCTTGCAGTTGGGTACGATGACAAGCACCGGCAGTTTCTGGTAAGAAACTCTTGGGGCTCTAGTTGGGGTAAGAAAGGCTATTGTCACATGCCTTATGAGTACCTGATAAACACAAACTTGGCAAGCGACTTTTGGACAATAAGCTTGATCAAAGCCTAG
- a CDS encoding adenylate/guanylate cyclase domain-containing protein — protein MRPAERTSSFAPAELSDFPVSGLGQIERGQPDPIEISFSGDSAEYAICFVDMVNSTMISATLTHEELTRYYSIFLNNIATIVVKHGGRVLKNGGDALIFCFKSKSEKLENDKVLRSVLDCGLSIVDAWIHLNASTPAGKHKINYRVSADYGMVNIGKSVAVGSDDLFGLTVNLCAKINSMAPLNGMVIGNSLYDKVKDFPDYEFNLVGTYSPKIADKSTIGLPDFLKSGYHAFSVKSATGKKSLNPFDPVR, from the coding sequence TTGCGACCAGCGGAGCGCACGAGCAGTTTTGCCCCCGCCGAGCTGAGCGATTTTCCGGTATCAGGTCTTGGGCAGATCGAGAGGGGGCAGCCAGACCCGATTGAAATCTCTTTTTCTGGCGACTCGGCAGAGTACGCCATTTGCTTTGTAGACATGGTCAATTCCACGATGATATCAGCCACTCTTACTCACGAGGAGTTAACCCGATACTACTCGATATTTTTGAATAACATCGCCACGATTGTCGTAAAGCACGGTGGCAGGGTCCTCAAAAACGGGGGCGACGCCTTGATATTCTGTTTCAAATCAAAAAGTGAAAAACTAGAAAATGATAAAGTTCTCCGATCGGTTCTCGATTGCGGGTTATCTATAGTCGATGCTTGGATACACCTTAATGCATCGACCCCGGCCGGAAAACATAAGATTAACTATAGAGTAAGCGCCGACTATGGTATGGTGAATATAGGCAAGTCAGTCGCAGTCGGGAGCGATGACTTGTTCGGACTGACCGTGAATTTGTGCGCCAAGATAAACTCGATGGCCCCTCTTAATGGAATGGTTATTGGCAATAGTCTTTATGACAAGGTGAAGGACTTTCCTGACTATGAGTTCAATTTGGTCGGTACCTATAGCCCTAAAATCGCAGACAAGTCCACAATCGGACTTCCAGACTTCCTGAAGAGTGGTTATCACGCATTCAGCGTGAAATCTGCAACAGGCAAAAAATCGCTAAATCCCTTTGACCCCGTGAGGTAG